The Thermodesulfovibrio thiophilus DSM 17215 nucleotide sequence TTTTTTTGCAATAAGAAGGAAAAATCCTGTTGAACAGCCAATATCAAAAAGTCTTCCCTTTGGAATTTGAGAAAGAATTGGTAACAAAACATTGAATCTTGGAGTCCTGCTCCATTTTTCAACTTCTATATTTTCTTGTTCAACATTTTGATATGAGTCATATGCCATATTGCCATAACTCAGAAGATCCTTATGATTTTTATTGTAGGCATCTTCGTAATCCATAATCTTCATTGGATATGTAAAATGAAGTCCACAGGAAGGACATTCAAACACTCTTGAACCATTTATCACTTCAAAAAGTGGAATATCACCCGCAAAATCGCAGACAATGCATTTTTGCGGCTTTGGATATTCTTTGACTCTAAGTAATTCTGCATCTTTCAATGCAAAATAAATAACATCCGGTGGTATACTTTCTATGCAGGGACTATAAAACTGTCTTTTAATTTGTGCTTCTATGCAGGGTCCTTCTGTTGCATGCTTCATGCATGGGGAGACACAGCTCTGTCCGGTATAATTTGGTGCAAGAGGTATTACAGTCTGATAGTTTGAAGCTCTCAGTTCTGCATCTATAGGTCCTGAAATAAGCACTGTGGGTTTTTTAAGTCCTGCAGCTATATGAAGTGTTGCTGTATCTGCTGTAATAACAGCATCAGATAAAGATACAGAGGCTATCAGATATTTTATATTTTTCATGAAAACTGATAAATTCGCCGCTCTGATACCATAAACATCAAGTGCTGTCTCAACAGTTATATCTTCATCTGGTAAAGAGCAAATCACAGGTACATACTCATCCCAGATTAAATCTTCAATTTCTTTAAGTAGTTTAGGTGGCAGTGTTCTGTGTACTGAAGATGCAAGATAATGAAAAAGTAAGACCTTTTTACCACCAGAAGCCTGTTTTATTCTATCAAAAACTTCTTTCATTTCATTCAGAACAGCTTCGTCAACATTGATATCAGGAGTTTCTTCATCTGCTTTATATATACAGAGTTTCCAGAGAAAGTAGTCAATCAGGCTCAGGTTGTCAAACTGTGGAGTATTAACCATCTCGATTGTTTTTACAATGTAATCTGCTTTTGCAACTTCTTTGAATGAAACAGGCATTGGAAGAAGATTATCAATGTATGGTAATCCCTCAAGCACAGGTTTTGCTCTGCCTGAAATTGTAACATTAAGCGTTATATCGGGATATTTTTTTTTGATTTCCCGTAAGGCAGGAGTCATGCACAGTGCATCACCAATTGCTGCTTGAGCTATTACAAGCAGAGTTTTACCATTTAAAGGCTCACCTTTATAAAATGGAGGAAGTACGCTATGTGCCTGTTCAAA carries:
- a CDS encoding methyltransferase domain-containing protein is translated as MKIWKAKDKIDFNFNDYNFKIKPGDKFLFADDVFNALPEPVKSRFEQAHSVLPPFYKGEPLNGKTLLVIAQAAIGDALCMTPALREIKKKYPDITLNVTISGRAKPVLEGLPYIDNLLPMPVSFKEVAKADYIVKTIEMVNTPQFDNLSLIDYFLWKLCIYKADEETPDINVDEAVLNEMKEVFDRIKQASGGKKVLLFHYLASSVHRTLPPKLLKEIEDLIWDEYVPVICSLPDEDITVETALDVYGIRAANLSVFMKNIKYLIASVSLSDAVITADTATLHIAAGLKKPTVLISGPIDAELRASNYQTVIPLAPNYTGQSCVSPCMKHATEGPCIEAQIKRQFYSPCIESIPPDVIYFALKDAELLRVKEYPKPQKCIVCDFAGDIPLFEVINGSRVFECPSCGLHFTYPMKIMDYEDAYNKNHKDLLSYGNMAYDSYQNVEQENIEVEKWSRTPRFNVLLPILSQIPKGRLFDIGCSTGFFLLIAKKFGFEPYGMEASEKAVEIAKNTNKLNVVQALSFDELSEDFKRAYNIITAFEVLEHVYEPMKFLKEIHSLLDESGVLILSCPPFYKFENTAKGYRKYKWWYNDYPPHHVTRWKPFTLHYALKKAGFDEVHIFTEPLIPGTVLEGITPSGFDLKLPDGQVIDVNANVTRTILLGTLTPLYLNSRLLGNFQYAIAVKGKNPINFEELIKKAIKYSAVEIIWGR